The following are from one region of the Alicyclobacillus fastidiosus genome:
- the prfB gene encoding peptide chain release factor 2 (programmed frameshift): protein MAETFGELRQDLKSMATRLADFGRSLDVAAKETRIATLEDLMSAADFWDDQAKAQKVISEVNALKSVVEKMSELTQLYSDAEVALELAQEENDMDLFAEANELSSQLKAGMDAFELELMLSGEYDANNAILELHPGAGGTESQDWASILLRMYTRWAEDHRYKVDVLDYLPGDEAGVKSVTLLIKGHNAYGYLKAEKGVHRLVRISPFDSSGRRHTSFASVDVIPEITEDNSDIEVRPEELRIDTYRSTGAGGQHVNTTDSAVRITHLPTGIVVSCQSERSQIQNRAVAMNLLKARLAEKRREEREAELAELRGEQKDIGWGSQIRSYVFHPYSMVKDHRTNEEIGNVHAVVDGLLDPFINAYLRWQLAREQAREQANQG, encoded by the exons GTGGCAGAAACCTTTGGCGAGCTTCGCCAAGATTTAAAAAGTATGGCTACTCGTTTAGCGGACTTCGGGAGGTCTCTT GACGTCGCTGCCAAAGAGACCCGCATTGCAACCTTAGAGGACCTGATGTCGGCTGCGGATTTCTGGGATGATCAAGCGAAGGCACAAAAGGTCATCTCCGAGGTCAACGCGCTGAAATCGGTCGTCGAAAAGATGTCGGAACTCACGCAGCTCTACAGCGACGCTGAAGTGGCGCTCGAGTTGGCGCAAGAGGAAAACGACATGGACTTATTCGCGGAGGCCAACGAGTTGTCGAGTCAGCTCAAGGCCGGGATGGACGCGTTCGAACTCGAACTGATGCTGTCTGGTGAATACGACGCGAACAACGCGATTCTCGAGCTGCACCCGGGTGCAGGCGGTACCGAGTCGCAGGACTGGGCTTCCATCCTGTTGCGCATGTACACGAGATGGGCGGAGGATCACCGCTATAAGGTCGACGTTCTCGACTACTTGCCTGGCGACGAAGCGGGTGTCAAAAGCGTGACGCTGCTAATCAAGGGGCACAACGCGTACGGCTATCTGAAGGCGGAAAAAGGCGTCCATCGCCTGGTTCGCATCTCGCCATTCGATTCGTCTGGCCGCAGACACACGTCGTTCGCGTCGGTCGATGTCATCCCTGAAATTACCGAGGACAACTCGGATATTGAAGTCCGTCCTGAGGAACTGCGGATTGACACGTACCGATCGACTGGTGCCGGTGGACAGCACGTCAATACGACCGACTCTGCGGTGCGTATTACACACCTTCCGACGGGTATCGTCGTGAGCTGTCAGAGTGAGCGGTCGCAGATTCAAAACCGCGCCGTCGCGATGAATCTCTTGAAGGCGCGCCTCGCCGAGAAGCGCCGTGAGGAACGCGAGGCGGAACTCGCGGAACTGCGCGGCGAGCAGAAGGATATCGGTTGGGGCAGCCAGATTCGCTCGTACGTGTTCCACCCGTACTCGATGGTTAAGGATCACCGCACGAACGAAGAAATTGGGAACGTGCACGCCGTCGTCGATGGTTTACTCGATCCCTTTATCAACGCCTACCTCCGCTGGCAACTGGCTCGTGAACAAGCGCGCGAGCAGGCGAACCAGGGCTGA
- the zwf gene encoding glucose-6-phosphate dehydrogenase, translating into MENQTTHRLPPHVFVLFGATGDLAHRKLFPALYQLHRKGRMSDGVSIVGTARSEYTSESFRDEVHKALNEFVKEDIDDAAWQSFSQRIHYVQGNVDRAEDFERLRDFVVDLEQKKDHGGNRMFYLSMAPRFFGETALFLKQAGLSDTKGWRRLIIEKPFGHDYASAAELNDQLATAFAEEEIYRIDHYLGKEMVQNIEVIRFANSMFEPLWDNRSIASIQITSSETVGVEDRASYYEQSGALRDMIQNHMLQMVMMTAMEPPSRLRTEAIRDEKVKVLRSLRRYSVEEVKNHVVRGQYTAGEVNGKAVPGYLDEPNVATDSQTDTFVSAKLFIDNFRWAGVPFYIRTGKRMPVKSTEIVVQFRNMPKHLYFNQEGNLGPNLLVIRINPVEGMYMQLNVKRPGTDNVVVPVAMEFSQSTDKSPEAYERLLHDAMIGDSTFFTRWDEVSLAWKFVDPIAEAFRTGAAPLHTYKAGEWGPQASEDLVKEQPGLWWPVYGDKVPSVEDAMNREKGNTVEVKY; encoded by the coding sequence GTGGAGAATCAGACAACTCATCGTTTGCCTCCTCATGTATTCGTATTGTTTGGGGCTACGGGAGACCTAGCGCATCGCAAACTCTTCCCAGCTCTGTATCAATTGCACCGCAAGGGCCGCATGTCGGACGGCGTTAGCATCGTCGGCACAGCACGCTCTGAGTATACGAGTGAATCTTTCCGGGATGAAGTACATAAAGCGTTGAACGAGTTTGTCAAAGAGGATATCGACGATGCTGCTTGGCAGTCGTTTAGCCAACGGATCCATTACGTGCAGGGCAACGTAGACCGCGCAGAGGACTTCGAGCGCCTGCGTGACTTCGTGGTCGATCTCGAACAAAAAAAGGATCACGGCGGCAATCGCATGTTCTACTTGTCCATGGCACCTCGATTCTTCGGGGAGACCGCACTGTTCCTGAAGCAAGCTGGCCTATCCGATACCAAGGGATGGCGCCGCCTGATCATCGAGAAGCCGTTTGGACACGATTACGCGTCCGCCGCCGAGCTGAATGATCAACTGGCTACCGCGTTCGCGGAGGAAGAGATCTACCGGATCGATCACTACCTCGGTAAGGAAATGGTCCAAAACATCGAGGTCATCCGCTTCGCAAACTCGATGTTCGAACCACTTTGGGATAACCGTTCCATCGCGTCGATTCAGATTACCTCTAGCGAGACCGTGGGTGTAGAAGACCGCGCTTCGTATTACGAGCAGTCGGGCGCGCTTCGCGACATGATTCAGAACCACATGTTGCAAATGGTCATGATGACCGCTATGGAGCCACCAAGCAGACTTCGTACGGAAGCGATTCGCGACGAGAAGGTGAAGGTTCTTCGTTCGCTGCGTCGTTACAGTGTCGAGGAAGTCAAGAACCACGTCGTTCGCGGCCAGTACACGGCTGGTGAAGTGAACGGCAAGGCTGTGCCTGGTTACCTCGACGAGCCAAACGTGGCAACGGATTCGCAGACGGATACGTTTGTTTCAGCGAAGTTGTTTATCGATAACTTCCGTTGGGCGGGCGTTCCATTCTACATCCGTACTGGCAAACGCATGCCGGTGAAATCGACGGAGATTGTGGTACAGTTCCGCAATATGCCTAAGCACCTGTACTTCAACCAAGAGGGCAACCTCGGTCCGAACCTGCTCGTCATCCGCATCAATCCGGTGGAAGGCATGTACATGCAGTTGAACGTGAAGCGCCCAGGAACGGACAACGTGGTGGTTCCGGTCGCGATGGAGTTCAGTCAATCGACCGATAAGTCGCCAGAGGCGTACGAGCGTTTGCTGCACGATGCGATGATCGGTGACTCGACGTTCTTTACGCGTTGGGACGAAGTTTCGCTCGCGTGGAAGTTTGTCGATCCGATTGCAGAAGCGTTCAGGACGGGTGCCGCACCTTTGCACACGTACAAAGCCGGGGAATGGGGTCCGCAGGCGTCGGAAGACCTCGTCAAGGAACAACCGGGTCTTTGGTGGCCTGTGTACGGGGATAAAGTTCCTTCGGTAGAGGATGCTATGAACCGCGAGAAAGGCAATACGGTGGAGGTGAAGTACTGA
- a CDS encoding cyclase family protein, producing MARTIYDVSMLIHEGVQVYKNKDEKRPKFETTSDFSTGSSHETRIHMDAHTATHIDAPLHMIPDGKTIETVKLKQLVGNCRVLDLTDVEGGISRSDLEPHNPQPDEFLLFKTKNSWDEEFNYEFIYLAQDGAEYLAEIGISGVGIDGLGIERAQPDHETHTSLLAKDIVIIEGLRLKNVPAGEYFMVAAPLKLTGIDAAPARVMLFEGVGFID from the coding sequence ATGGCTCGTACGATTTACGATGTGAGCATGCTCATTCACGAGGGCGTGCAAGTCTACAAGAACAAGGACGAGAAACGGCCAAAGTTCGAGACCACGTCGGATTTTTCGACGGGATCCAGCCACGAAACGCGCATTCACATGGACGCACATACGGCGACGCACATCGATGCGCCCCTGCACATGATTCCGGATGGCAAGACGATTGAGACTGTGAAGTTGAAACAGCTCGTCGGCAATTGCCGCGTTCTTGACCTTACGGACGTCGAAGGCGGCATCAGCCGCTCCGACCTGGAGCCGCACAACCCGCAACCTGACGAGTTCTTGTTGTTCAAGACGAAGAACTCTTGGGACGAAGAATTCAATTATGAGTTCATCTACCTTGCGCAAGACGGCGCAGAGTATTTGGCGGAGATCGGCATTTCGGGCGTCGGCATCGATGGCTTGGGCATCGAACGCGCACAACCGGATCACGAGACGCATACGTCACTGCTCGCAAAGGATATCGTCATCATCGAAGGACTTCGCCTGAAGAACGTTCCTGCTGGCGAATACTTCATGGTGGCTGCACCGCTCAAGCTCACGGGTATTGATGCGGCGCCTGCGCGTGTCATGTTGTTCGAAGGCGTCGGTTTCATTGACTGA
- a CDS encoding response regulator, with protein MTDNLHAPARVALIEDDEQLASTLARQLSRYEFEPVLVDCHGDIVEAVNALSPHVILLDINLPKYDGFYWCRRIRENSFAPIIFVSARNAGMDQVFALENGGDDYVALSGSRMRTLDTGTSAPGTFDISGFRGCNSEGEYTHGGSGQVESVLHLPESTIERAGVSDRTHRCTHGTCVLDDDFCGDVHCADAPARLRQHHLF; from the coding sequence TTGACTGATAACCTCCATGCGCCTGCACGTGTGGCGCTGATCGAGGATGACGAACAATTGGCGAGCACACTAGCTCGCCAATTGTCCCGATATGAATTTGAACCGGTCCTCGTAGATTGTCATGGCGATATCGTGGAAGCCGTGAACGCACTATCTCCGCACGTCATTCTTCTCGATATCAACTTGCCAAAGTACGACGGCTTCTATTGGTGCCGACGCATTCGTGAGAATAGCTTCGCGCCCATCATCTTTGTGTCGGCTCGCAATGCAGGGATGGATCAGGTGTTTGCTCTGGAAAACGGCGGCGATGATTACGTGGCACTGTCTGGCTCGCGCATGCGGACACTGGACACGGGCACGTCAGCGCCTGGGACGTTCGACATTTCAGGCTTTCGTGGATGCAATTCGGAAGGCGAATACACACACGGTGGTAGCGGACAGGTCGAAAGTGTCCTCCATCTTCCAGAATCGACTATCGAGCGCGCAGGCGTCAGTGATCGAACCCACAGATGTACCCATGGTACGTGTGTTCTCGATGATGATTTTTGCGGGGATGTTCATTGCGCTGATGCTCCTGCTCGCCTGCGGCAACACCATCTATTTTAG
- a CDS encoding transposase — translation MAMKKQYTPEFKAQVVKEILKEKKTMTQIAAEYGVSPVQLSQ, via the coding sequence ATGGCTATGAAAAAACAATACACACCTGAATTCAAAGCCCAAGTCGTCAAAGAAATTCTCAAAGAGAAAAAAACCATGACCCAGATTGCGGCGGAGTATGGTGTCTCCCCTGTGCAGCTAAGCCAGTGA
- a CDS encoding late competence development ComFB family protein has translation MLIRNVMESITEYIFQNELLKEYELKCSCEKCIADILALTLNHLPPRYVATHEGELLISTMLVDTQLKIDVTEELMRSVLKVENNPQHAQG, from the coding sequence ATGTTAATTAGGAACGTTATGGAGTCTATTACGGAATACATTTTCCAAAACGAGCTATTGAAGGAATATGAGTTGAAATGTAGCTGTGAGAAATGTATCGCCGATATTCTAGCTTTAACTTTAAATCATCTGCCTCCACGGTATGTTGCCACGCATGAAGGAGAGCTATTAATTAGCACGATGTTAGTTGATACTCAATTAAAAATTGACGTAACAGAAGAATTGATGCGCTCTGTTTTAAAAGTTGAAAACAATCCACAACACGCACAGGGGTAA
- a CDS encoding IS256 family transposase: MAYMDKIALLDLIRKIGLEDGDVDFLKEGLKILTQAVMDVEVSSLIGAERYERSEKRSNSRNGHREREWDTRVGTIDLQIPKLRKGSYFPSILEPRRKAEKALLAVVQEAYVHGVSTRKVDELVESLGIQGISKSEVSRICKELDDVVQSFKNRPLEGAYPYVWLDATFPKVREGGRVQSMAFVIAIGVRDTGEREVLGFDIGTSEDGSFWLTFIRSLVARGLSGVQLAISDAHEGLRNAIGSALTGATWQRCRVHTMRNILSQVPRASQQMVSSIVRTIFAQPTQETAKQQLAVVLEQLQAKFPKAMNVLERAEEDVLAYMAFPKEHWKQICSTNPLERLNRELRRRFDVVGIFPNRDSVVRLGGAILQEQNDEWVVARRYFSRESMAKLTGTDEQQLLAPTSVLHK, encoded by the coding sequence ATGGCTTATATGGATAAGATCGCACTTTTGGATTTGATTCGCAAGATCGGGTTAGAAGATGGGGATGTAGATTTTCTAAAAGAAGGACTGAAAATCCTCACCCAAGCCGTTATGGATGTTGAAGTCAGTTCACTCATCGGTGCAGAACGGTATGAACGTAGTGAAAAGCGCAGCAATAGTCGCAATGGACACAGAGAGCGAGAATGGGATACTCGCGTTGGAACGATTGACTTACAAATTCCAAAGCTTCGAAAGGGCAGCTACTTCCCCAGTATCCTGGAGCCTCGTCGGAAGGCGGAGAAGGCTCTGCTGGCCGTTGTCCAAGAAGCGTACGTGCATGGTGTAAGTACGCGTAAGGTGGATGAATTGGTTGAGTCACTTGGGATTCAGGGTATTAGCAAAAGTGAAGTCTCCCGCATCTGCAAAGAACTCGACGATGTGGTGCAATCGTTTAAGAATCGTCCTCTAGAAGGGGCGTATCCATATGTGTGGTTAGATGCAACGTTCCCAAAGGTTCGAGAAGGCGGAAGAGTTCAGAGTATGGCATTTGTGATTGCCATTGGCGTGCGAGATACCGGCGAGCGAGAAGTGCTGGGTTTTGATATTGGCACGAGCGAGGATGGCTCGTTCTGGCTCACATTTATTCGTAGCCTCGTTGCCCGTGGATTGAGCGGTGTACAGTTGGCGATTAGCGATGCACACGAAGGACTACGAAATGCAATTGGTTCTGCCTTGACAGGAGCGACGTGGCAACGTTGCCGTGTTCACACGATGCGTAACATCCTAAGCCAGGTGCCCAGGGCGTCGCAACAGATGGTCTCGTCTATTGTCCGGACGATTTTTGCTCAGCCAACGCAAGAAACAGCCAAGCAACAACTGGCTGTCGTCCTGGAGCAACTTCAGGCAAAGTTCCCCAAAGCGATGAACGTTTTGGAGCGGGCTGAGGAAGACGTTTTAGCATACATGGCATTCCCCAAGGAGCATTGGAAGCAAATCTGTTCGACCAATCCGCTGGAGCGATTGAATCGCGAACTACGGCGCCGATTCGATGTCGTTGGCATATTCCCGAATCGGGATTCTGTCGTACGTCTTGGAGGAGCCATTCTCCAGGAGCAGAACGATGAGTGGGTCGTCGCGAGACGCTACTTTAGCCGCGAGTCGATGGCTAAACTCACCGGAACGGATGAACAGCAACTACTGGCACCCACGTCAGTATTACATAAATAG
- a CDS encoding GGDEF domain-containing protein translates to MHRIVLTNIQPFIDALSDIVLVYGVEGIDSVRLVAANDAASKAGITKDHIGRLMNEVVDHERYEWLSSVARHVIKTQTQYRFEREFDNDSGKFNIDVVLTPVVDKGRCSHILLVARDFTQLKNHEKELEFIAFHDSLTGAYNRAFFRERLDYAISHHERNEDDFSVALLDLDGFKGVNDTFGHQAGNAILTELSTRINSAIRSNDTFARMGGDEFAVIFEGLIATECVPILERLMAVLSRPWEVDGQAVNLTCSLGITDTATGNSALTLLRNADRALYQAKRNGKNQYVIYAS, encoded by the coding sequence ATGCATCGGATCGTTCTCACAAACATTCAGCCCTTTATTGATGCATTGTCAGACATTGTCCTTGTATACGGTGTAGAGGGCATTGATTCAGTTCGTCTCGTGGCAGCAAATGACGCAGCATCCAAGGCTGGAATCACCAAAGACCATATTGGTCGATTGATGAATGAGGTCGTAGATCACGAACGATATGAATGGTTAAGCTCTGTAGCTCGACATGTCATCAAAACACAGACGCAATATAGATTTGAGAGAGAGTTTGATAATGACTCTGGGAAATTTAATATCGACGTCGTTTTGACACCCGTAGTGGATAAGGGTCGATGCAGTCACATACTATTGGTAGCTCGCGATTTCACCCAACTGAAAAACCATGAAAAAGAACTCGAGTTTATAGCTTTTCATGATTCCCTAACGGGTGCCTATAACCGTGCATTTTTTCGAGAACGTTTGGATTACGCAATCAGTCATCATGAACGAAATGAGGATGATTTCTCTGTTGCGCTCTTGGATCTTGATGGTTTTAAGGGAGTAAATGATACTTTTGGTCACCAAGCTGGTAATGCGATATTGACTGAGCTCTCGACTAGGATCAACTCAGCGATTCGAAGTAATGACACATTTGCTCGTATGGGTGGGGACGAGTTTGCTGTTATATTCGAGGGGTTGATCGCCACGGAATGTGTTCCAATACTTGAACGGTTAATGGCCGTATTGTCGCGACCTTGGGAAGTCGACGGGCAGGCTGTAAACTTGACTTGTTCTCTAGGTATTACAGATACAGCTACAGGTAATTCGGCTTTAACTTTGTTACGAAATGCCGACCGGGCATTATACCAAGCTAAGCGTAACGGAAAAAATCAATATGTAATTTATGCATCGTAA
- a CDS encoding succinylglutamate desuccinylase/aspartoacylase family protein translates to MMTRYLLVDRPTTPYYVIKGRSKGPIVLVTAGIHGTEIAGVLAAEQLRHIQLKRGTLIIVPIVNVRAYRQRARGNPDLNRTFPHRSSDRPKIRLSRNLFALAHHFQPTWCIDLHEANGLYLLDNTKLGQTLIVYPNQETYRTAKKIIVGINHTITKGTRKFSVKQGKLRGSFRTAVGSVLGSHAITVETSMQQPRAVRVKDQVRIVHALLREIGLI, encoded by the coding sequence ATGATGACTCGGTATCTTCTAGTAGACCGACCGACAACTCCATATTACGTGATCAAAGGCCGAAGCAAAGGTCCAATTGTACTTGTCACTGCAGGAATTCATGGGACGGAAATCGCTGGCGTCCTGGCTGCGGAACAGCTTCGGCACATTCAATTGAAACGAGGTACGCTCATCATTGTACCTATCGTGAACGTTCGAGCGTATCGGCAGAGAGCGCGCGGAAACCCGGATTTAAATAGGACATTTCCGCATAGGTCTAGTGATCGGCCAAAGATCAGGCTTTCTCGTAATCTATTCGCCTTAGCTCATCACTTCCAGCCAACGTGGTGTATCGATCTCCATGAGGCCAATGGGCTTTACCTGTTGGATAACACGAAACTGGGACAGACGCTTATTGTCTATCCAAATCAAGAAACGTATCGCACGGCAAAAAAGATCATAGTCGGAATCAATCACACGATCACGAAGGGCACACGAAAATTTTCCGTAAAACAGGGCAAGCTGCGAGGGTCGTTTCGTACGGCAGTAGGGTCTGTGCTTGGTTCCCATGCGATCACTGTGGAAACCTCTATGCAGCAGCCCCGGGCTGTTCGTGTCAAAGATCAAGTTCGCATTGTTCACGCTTTGTTACGGGAGATTGGACTCATCTAA
- the dps gene encoding DNA starvation/stationary phase protection protein Dps, with product MSMLRKTRIDLSVDVRQHMVELLNRHVTDLTDLFIQTKLAHWNVRGSHFIAYHELFDELAGHLNELTDTVAERVTALGGTAGLPVQGIASQTSVPAWSLETTKDLSVLEALAERWAVVANSAREAIYKSAEDDPDTSDLFTEVSRQLDKDLWFLEAHLSE from the coding sequence ATGTCCATGTTAAGGAAGACCAGGATTGATTTGTCCGTCGACGTTCGGCAACACATGGTCGAACTTTTGAATCGACACGTCACAGATTTGACTGATCTTTTCATTCAAACAAAGCTTGCTCATTGGAATGTGCGCGGATCGCATTTCATTGCCTACCACGAGTTGTTTGACGAATTGGCCGGGCACCTCAATGAACTGACTGATACAGTCGCTGAGCGCGTGACAGCCCTAGGGGGCACTGCTGGATTGCCAGTCCAAGGCATCGCGTCACAAACTTCGGTCCCAGCGTGGTCGCTCGAAACAACGAAGGATCTGTCTGTATTGGAGGCACTTGCAGAACGTTGGGCTGTTGTCGCGAACAGTGCTCGTGAAGCCATCTACAAATCAGCTGAGGACGATCCGGATACATCAGACCTATTTACGGAAGTATCCCGTCAACTCGACAAGGACCTTTGGTTCCTGGAAGCTCATCTATCGGAATAA
- a CDS encoding YfmQ family protein — translation MIFWIIGMAFVIIIAFFLSPPTAWANKFFDRLQLHPTFRLDRISNVTFNGQSVPPDVVNRFVQTFNEANFLYEFGYNPRLSTRPISVTVVQGKVEYVYDFFLYGDGMVQAVKHKNQKSAPYRLKSYTLEATLKSFES, via the coding sequence ATGATATTTTGGATTATCGGTATGGCTTTCGTGATTATCATTGCGTTTTTCTTAAGTCCACCCACAGCTTGGGCAAACAAGTTTTTTGATCGGCTCCAGTTGCACCCAACTTTCCGCTTGGACCGTATTTCAAACGTTACGTTCAACGGCCAATCCGTGCCTCCCGACGTAGTGAACCGATTTGTTCAAACGTTTAATGAGGCAAACTTCTTATACGAATTTGGGTACAATCCGCGATTAAGCACGCGTCCGATCTCAGTGACAGTCGTTCAAGGAAAAGTGGAATATGTGTATGACTTTTTCTTATACGGTGACGGTATGGTTCAGGCGGTCAAACACAAGAATCAAAAATCCGCACCCTATCGATTAAAGTCATATACACTCGAGGCGACTTTAAAGAGTTTTGAAAGCTAA
- a CDS encoding YggT family protein encodes MTLAIYTILSYLFQIYSYMMIAWILMSWIPNLRYSQFGRFLGKLVDPYFSIFRRFIPPLGGIDLSPIVAFFVYRIIESIVFGRILPLILNA; translated from the coding sequence ATGACTTTGGCGATTTATACAATCTTGAGCTATTTGTTTCAAATTTACTCATACATGATGATCGCTTGGATCCTCATGTCTTGGATACCCAATCTCCGATACTCCCAATTTGGCAGGTTCCTCGGGAAACTCGTCGACCCTTACTTTTCCATATTCCGTCGGTTTATTCCCCCACTGGGCGGGATCGATCTGTCTCCTATCGTTGCGTTTTTTGTCTATCGCATCATCGAGAGTATCGTCTTCGGCAGAATTCTCCCATTGATTCTAAATGCCTAA
- a CDS encoding sugar porter family MFS transporter, which translates to MSTQISTTYHQQSNTRFVSLVSSVAAIGGFLFGYDQGVISGAIGFLQAQFHMNSGLEGFVSASIPLGAMIGVLMAGFLSDRFGRKPILLLAGLLFVVSSLGAAAANSVGVLVAARIVGGLGIGVASMLSPLYISEISPARIRGRLVGTNQLGVVLGIFIVYIVNAVIANVHTQAWDQSYGWRWMFGVGAVPGIIFFILLFWVPESPRYLVKQGQEARALSILERINGAINARAELSDITISIQEESQTRGLFSELFARGIRMALLVAVVLAAMQQFTGTSAVAYYAPIIFKQSGAGNNAALIETVFIGAIKVIFTIVLMVLVDRAGRRRLLLIGASSMAIFLMILGFSFQAANVSIGIVLPFILLHTVAFELSWGGGVWIVISEIFPNRIRGRAMAIGSFVLWGATYLVTQFFPVMMSHFGGSITFWVFALMCVIMFLFTLRFVPETKGKSLEQIQSDWIA; encoded by the coding sequence ATGTCGACTCAAATTTCGACGACATACCATCAGCAGTCTAACACGCGGTTTGTTTCACTGGTGTCCAGTGTAGCTGCAATTGGTGGATTTTTGTTTGGTTACGACCAAGGCGTCATTTCAGGCGCAATTGGCTTTCTCCAGGCCCAATTTCACATGAATTCTGGTCTCGAAGGTTTCGTATCCGCGAGTATTCCTCTGGGTGCCATGATTGGTGTCTTAATGGCGGGATTTTTGAGTGACCGGTTTGGGCGCAAGCCAATACTTCTACTCGCGGGATTATTGTTTGTCGTGTCAAGTTTAGGCGCTGCCGCAGCAAACTCCGTCGGCGTGTTGGTTGCGGCCCGGATTGTTGGAGGATTAGGCATCGGGGTAGCGTCTATGCTGTCGCCTCTTTATATTTCTGAGATCTCACCCGCCCGAATTCGAGGCAGACTTGTTGGAACGAATCAGTTGGGTGTCGTGTTAGGGATTTTTATCGTATACATTGTCAATGCCGTGATTGCCAACGTGCACACGCAGGCGTGGGATCAAAGCTATGGCTGGCGCTGGATGTTCGGTGTGGGTGCGGTGCCAGGTATCATCTTCTTCATCCTGCTCTTTTGGGTGCCCGAAAGCCCGCGATATTTGGTGAAACAGGGACAAGAGGCTCGTGCTTTGTCCATCTTGGAGCGAATCAATGGCGCAATTAACGCACGCGCTGAATTGTCTGATATCACCATCTCCATCCAAGAGGAGAGTCAAACGCGGGGACTATTCAGCGAGTTATTCGCGCGCGGCATCCGAATGGCTTTATTAGTGGCTGTCGTCTTAGCCGCGATGCAGCAGTTTACGGGTACCAGTGCAGTCGCGTATTACGCGCCGATCATTTTCAAACAAAGCGGAGCGGGCAACAATGCCGCATTGATCGAAACGGTATTCATTGGCGCCATCAAAGTGATCTTTACAATCGTTTTGATGGTGTTGGTCGATCGCGCCGGACGCCGTCGGCTGTTGCTAATCGGCGCGAGCTCGATGGCCATATTCCTCATGATTCTCGGCTTCTCTTTTCAAGCGGCAAATGTCAGCATTGGTATCGTGCTGCCATTTATCTTGCTTCACACGGTCGCCTTCGAGCTCTCCTGGGGTGGTGGCGTGTGGATCGTGATTTCTGAAATATTTCCAAACCGGATTCGCGGAAGGGCAATGGCGATTGGTTCGTTTGTCTTGTGGGGAGCGACGTATCTGGTGACTCAATTCTTCCCAGTCATGATGAGTCACTTCGGCGGATCGATTACGTTCTGGGTATTTGCATTGATGTGCGTGATCATGTTCCTCTTTACACTGCGATTTGTTCCAGAGACAAAAGGGAAGTCCTTGGAACAGATCCAGAGTGACTGGATTGCATGA
- a CDS encoding bifunctional 2-keto-4-hydroxyglutarate aldolase/2-keto-3-deoxy-6-phosphogluconate aldolase — MQSIRVMQKIIDRKVIAVIRESTLDTALAVVDAAVEGGMDMIELTMTTPDALRAIETVRKKYDGQATIGAGTVLDNTTARQAILAGAEFVVSPAVDVETIRNCHLYQIPVIPGVSNIQGTIEALQLGCGVVKLFPSSLFHPGAIKAFKGPLPQAEFIPTGGVAIENLLDWLQVGAIAVGIGSDLSKQAKESNDMRKVTEYAKRVVETVNDYKAG; from the coding sequence ATGCAGAGCATTCGGGTGATGCAAAAAATCATCGATCGTAAAGTCATTGCGGTGATTCGGGAAAGCACGCTAGACACGGCCCTGGCGGTCGTGGATGCCGCCGTTGAAGGCGGTATGGACATGATCGAACTGACCATGACGACACCGGACGCCTTGCGCGCCATTGAGACGGTGAGGAAAAAATACGATGGCCAAGCGACGATCGGCGCGGGCACCGTACTCGACAACACCACTGCTAGACAGGCGATCCTGGCAGGCGCGGAATTTGTGGTCAGTCCTGCTGTAGACGTCGAGACCATTCGCAACTGTCACCTCTATCAAATTCCCGTAATCCCAGGTGTGTCAAACATTCAGGGGACGATCGAGGCGCTTCAACTTGGGTGTGGCGTTGTCAAATTGTTTCCGTCGAGTCTGTTTCATCCAGGCGCTATCAAAGCGTTTAAAGGCCCGTTGCCGCAGGCTGAATTCATCCCAACAGGCGGCGTGGCTATTGAGAATTTGTTGGACTGGCTGCAGGTGGGGGCTATCGCTGTTGGCATCGGGAGCGATCTGTCCAAGCAGGCTAAGGAAAGCAACGACATGCGGAAAGTCACCGAATACGCGAAACGAGTCGTGGAAACGGTGAACGACTACAAGGCGGGATGA